The following DNA comes from Tunturibacter psychrotolerans.
CACCTCAAACCGCACCTGTTCAATCCGCTGCGCACCGGCAGGAACCTCCTGCATCCCCGCCCAGTACTCATGATTCCGCGCAACGATCACCTCTTTATCCTGCACCGCACTTACAAACCGAAACGGCCCCGACCCCACCGGATGAAGTCCAAAATCCTTCCCGCTCCCACGCGGCACCACGCCAAACAAGCCATCGCTCACATTGAACAACAGCCCCTCATCAGGCCGTTTCAAATGCACCACAACCGTCAGCCGATCTCTCGCTTCAACCTTGTCCACCGCCGCGAAGCCCCCGCCTTTTGCGGTAACAACCGAACCATCGATCAAACTCCTGATCGTATAAGCAACATCTTCCGCGTCAAGCGGCGTTCCATCATGAAACCGCACGCCATCGCGCAGATGAAACACCCACGTCAACGGATCAGGCTGCTCCCAGCTCTTTGCCAGCCACGGCTGCAACTCATAGTGCTCATCCTTCTTCACCAGAGCATCAAAGATCAGCCCACCCACACGTTCCGACTGCGCATCCGCTCCCACCCGCAAGTCCAGATTATTCGGACTGCTCTCAATAATCACAACCACCGACCCCGGCTCTTCCACTCGCCCACGACACCCAGTGATTCCAACAGACACAGCCATAAAGACCATGCAAATCCATCGTCGTCGGATTCCAGCCAAAATCGCGGTAGAGCTCGCACTAAAAAAAGATATCGTCATCTCGTCCGGAGCACGCCAGAGAACCCTGATGCCCTCATCTGACTTTGAGTATCACCCCTCGAGCTAATAAGCATGCGTCACTTTACCCAGCACCACGGCTCTCTGTGCCCCAGTTGCCGCAGGAATATTTCCAGGCAGATTGAACCAGCTCAACCACGCAAGCAGTGCAAACGCAACCCCCTCCTTCGCCTGTGCCGGAACCCCCAACTCCTCCATCAACCGCACCTTCACTCCCATCGGCTCCAATCCTTCCGTCAGCAGTCCGATCAAGGAAGCATTCTTCGCCCCTCCTCCTGAAATTACGAATTCCACCGGAGACAGCGGAGCTGCCTGGCCCACGTGCCCCCACAAAAACTTCCGATAAGCCTTCAAAATCGACGCAGCTGTCAAAGCAGTAGCGGTTGCGACTACATCTTCATCTCGATCCTCACTCCCAGCCGCCTTCCGGCACATCGCAATAAATCGCGAAACAAACGTCTCTCCAAACTGCTCTCGCCCGCAAGACTTTGGCGGCAGGGAAGAGAAGTATGGTTCATTCAGAATCATCTCCACCACATCCCGCAGCACGAGCCCTGTCCGAGCCACCGCACCGCCACGGTCAAAGTCGCGCTCATACAGTCTCTTCATACAGGCATCGATCACCATATTTCCCGGACCGGTATCGAACGCCATCACCGCATCCACTCCCGCCTCAGCCGGAACAGCGGTAACATTCGCAATCCCGCCAAGATTCAGCAAA
Coding sequences within:
- a CDS encoding anhydro-N-acetylmuramic acid kinase yields the protein MKSLVVAGVMSGTSADGVDVAICRISPPSVAGGMPRIKLLGHLGLAYPKTLRAAVLAAMDADAISVAELARLNWRLGEVYADAVAKAQEKFGVKIKLVGCHGQTVYHQGASEKYLGKATRATWQMGEAAVIAERLRIPVVSDFRPADLAAGGQGAPLVPMLDYCMFRSAKVSRVLLNLGGIANVTAVPAEAGVDAVMAFDTGPGNMVIDACMKRLYERDFDRGGAVARTGLVLRDVVEMILNEPYFSSLPPKSCGREQFGETFVSRFIAMCRKAAGSEDRDEDVVATATALTAASILKAYRKFLWGHVGQAAPLSPVEFVISGGGAKNASLIGLLTEGLEPMGVKVRLMEELGVPAQAKEGVAFALLAWLSWFNLPGNIPAATGAQRAVVLGKVTHAY